The Pararhizobium sp. IMCC21322 sequence GCACGGTGTGGAACGATATCGACTTTCGTGACGATGACATTGTAATCGCGACTTATGCCAAATCGGGCACATCCTGGATGCAACAGATTGTCAGCCAGCTGATTTTTCAGGGGCAGGAAGGATTGCCAGTCGCTGAAATGTCGCCCTGGGTTGATCTTCGTGTGCCGCCGAAAGAAGTCAAGCTTCCAGCAATTGCTGGCCAGGAGCATCGTCGATTCATGAAAACGCATCTGCCAGTCGATGCTCTGGTTTTCTCCGATAAAGCCAAATATCTGTATGTCGGGCGAGACGCCCGGGATGTCATGTGGTCATTGCACAATCACCACGCCAATGCGAACGACATGTGGTACCAGGCATTGAATGAAACGCCTGGGCGCGTTGGCCCGGAGATTGGCAAGCCGCCCGAAAGTAGGGCTGAGTATTTCACCTACTGGCTGGACAATGACGGTGCACCGTTCTGGCCCTATTGGGAAAATGTACGCAGCTGGTGGGAAATCCGCGATCTTGCCAACGTCAAACTGCTTCACTTTGCCGATCTCAAGCGTGATCTGCCTGGCCAACTTCGTGACATTGCCGCGTTTCTGGATATCGACATCGCTCCGGACACGATGGACGATATCCTGCATCACTGTTCCTTTCACTACATGAAGGAACATGCGCCTGAGTCAGTTCCTCTGGGCGGCGCGTTTTGGGATGGTGGTGCGAAGACCTTCATTCACAAAGGCACCAACGGGCGTTGGCGCGACGAACTGGAAGCTGAGGTGAGTGAGCGGTATTTATCTCGTGCCGAGCAGGAACTGGGTCCGGACTGCGCCAGGTGGCTGGCTCAGGGATCACTTGGCTGAGCCAATACCAGATGAGGGGCGCAACAGGCGTCCCTCATTATTATGCAGGTCTCCACAACGTTTTATCTAAGACCCATTTGCAGCCTGAAGTTCCAAGTCTGCGCCACACTCCAGAACCTTGTCGATGAAAAAGTCCAGATCTTCCCGTTTGGTGCGATGGTTGTTGATTGCCACCCGCAGGCAGTGCTTTCCTGCGATCGTCGTATCAGAGGGAACAGCGAAGCCAGACTCCTGTAATCTCAGCATTATTTCTGTATTGATTTCTCTCAGCGCCGCTTCATCGGTGGTATTGTTTACGTATCGGAAACAAATGATGTTGAGCCCGACAGGAGCAACGATTTCCAGTTTCGGCTGGCTACGAACAAGTTGTTCCAGATACTGCGCCTGCTCGATATTCTGATCGATCAAGCGACCGAATTTCTCAACACCGTTTTCTTTCAGTGACATCCAGATTTTAAGGGCCTTGAAGCCACGACTAAGCTCAAACCCATAATCACCCAAAAACTTGCCGGCTATGACGCCTCGGGTCTGCAACTGAAGATATTCGCCATGCATTTCAAACGTTTCATAATGCTGTTTGGCATCGCGTAAAAGAACGCATCCGGCCTCAAACGGAGTATGCAGCCACTTGTGTGGATCAAGCGCAATTGAATCTGCCAACTCCATTCCATCAACGAGAGCCTTGTGCTTGGGCGCGATCCGCAAAAGCGCACCAATACACCCATCGACATGAAACCAGATCGCATGTCGTTGACATATTTCAGCAATCGCATTGAGGTCATCAAGCGCACCGGTATTCGTTGTACCGGCCGTGCCAATGACGCAGGCAGGCTTGATGCCGGCAGCAATGTCTTCAAGAATGGCCTTTTCAAGGGCCGCAATATCCATTTTCTGATGGTCGTCACTTGGGATCTCGGCCAGGGACCTTGCGCCCAACCCCAATGATTCAAGCGCTTTCTGATGGCAGCTATGCACCTGGTCCGATGCGTAGAACCGCAACGGTTGAGGCATTGCCATAATTCCGTCCGCACGCACGTCAATCCCAGCCATGACATTGCGGGCAACCGTATGTGCCACCATGTTCGCCATGGAACCGCCGCTGGTTAATGTGCCGCTGGCGCTGGGCGGAAACCCCATCAATTCTTTGAACCAGTCAACAACTTGACTGTCCAGCATGACCGCAGCTGAGTTGCCGCCACCCAGGTTCGACCCCTCCACTGCAGCCAGAAAATCCCCCAGCGCTCCGGTAAAATTGCCGGACCCCATATAC is a genomic window containing:
- a CDS encoding sulfotransferase domain-containing protein; this translates as MTAIPAKTREMHNHHMDSTVWNDIDFRDDDIVIATYAKSGTSWMQQIVSQLIFQGQEGLPVAEMSPWVDLRVPPKEVKLPAIAGQEHRRFMKTHLPVDALVFSDKAKYLYVGRDARDVMWSLHNHHANANDMWYQALNETPGRVGPEIGKPPESRAEYFTYWLDNDGAPFWPYWENVRSWWEIRDLANVKLLHFADLKRDLPGQLRDIAAFLDIDIAPDTMDDILHHCSFHYMKEHAPESVPLGGAFWDGGAKTFIHKGTNGRWRDELEAEVSERYLSRAEQELGPDCARWLAQGSLG
- a CDS encoding pyridoxal-dependent decarboxylase — protein: MNNFEETLDPEDWEPSRRLAHDMVDDAIRHLDTVRERGVWQEMPDHVRAHFKTPAPMGPQELEAVYEELRENLLPYSMGNIQPRFWGWYMGSGNFTGALGDFLAAVEGSNLGGGNSAAVMLDSQVVDWFKELMGFPPSASGTLTSGGSMANMVAHTVARNVMAGIDVRADGIMAMPQPLRFYASDQVHSCHQKALESLGLGARSLAEIPSDDHQKMDIAALEKAILEDIAAGIKPACVIGTAGTTNTGALDDLNAIAEICQRHAIWFHVDGCIGALLRIAPKHKALVDGMELADSIALDPHKWLHTPFEAGCVLLRDAKQHYETFEMHGEYLQLQTRGVIAGKFLGDYGFELSRGFKALKIWMSLKENGVEKFGRLIDQNIEQAQYLEQLVRSQPKLEIVAPVGLNIICFRYVNNTTDEAALREINTEIMLRLQESGFAVPSDTTIAGKHCLRVAINNHRTKREDLDFFIDKVLECGADLELQAANGS